GTACGGTTTTACTGAATATTGTGACGGCGGCGACGGCCAGTCCTATCTGAACGTATAAAAAACCGCGGGTGGCCCGGCGGCACAGGCAGCGGGAAGGTGGAGAGGCGGAACGGCGTAATGTATGCATGGAAATGACCCGCGCCTCTCCCCACAAAGGGCCGGATGGGAAAGGTCAGTGCTCCTCCTGAACGGCCTCCTCCGCTTTAATTAAAAAGACTAAGAGACGTGCGATTTCCATACGGCCGCGCCCGATTAGCGCTCCTGCGGTCGGGGAGCCGGCCCGGACTCTCGGCAGGGCCCCGGGACCCGTTCCCAGAAGGCCTTGCGCCACCTCGCCCATTCCTTTGATGTCGATATATAGACCGTTTATTAAAGGGCATGAAGGTTAATCTCCGCGGTGAAGAGGGAAATTCGGTCCGAAGGAGCGCAGGTGCCGCATTTAATTCCGCCATTGCGTCCGCTACAGTTTTCGGGGGCGGgaaatgaagtgaaaattgtGCGCCGGGGACCCCGGGGGCCTTAAAAACGCGTTAAGGAGCCTGGAGGGAATGACATAACTCTGCAGATTAACACGCCTGTCGAGTGATGGCGGCGATCCGGGGGTCCGTACGTACACCTGAAAGGCCCAAATCCACGTACGGAAATAAGACGAGCATTGTGGCTTTTAATCGGACCTCCAGACGAAGGCGGTGTCCGGCGGGCGCGGCAGGTCGCGGCTGGGAAAGGTACGGGGGGGATTAGGGGCCTCTCATTTTCGGATTAGACAGAAATCGCTGCGCCGGGCGACTcgccgacctctgaccccaccaTAACGTGGAGGGAATTAAAGCGGCTTTTCTGAAGGCCGTGGCGGAACGTGAACATCGGTAATAACGTTTATTTAACTGTTGGGAATAATGGGGTCCTTATGGGGTCCCATCTCCCCCCTGATGGACGCGCACGTGCAATCGGGTTCTACTTACGCGGAACCTTCCCTTCGCTTCACTTTAGGCCCCATCGTGCGgcgtttttttttccgcccaGGGCTTCTCTCCCTTCCCACAATTCCCTGCTCTGATTGTGTCACTTGTGTGAGGGTCGGGGCGCCGGACGTGGACGCGGAGCGGGGCCCGGCGGTGACATCTCCATTTTTCACGGCCACGGGCCGCCCATGCATTACTCCTGCCCGGCGCGCCCGTCCTCCGGGGGGTTCCACTTTCACGGGGCGTCCAGCTGCGGCCTACTTGCCTCGCCCCGGGTTTCTTTTCGGGGAGCTGCGCCGGGTGACCCCGCCCCCAATCCGGCTGACAGTTATTAATAACAGCGCCGCGCGGCGGGAAAGGTGGTTCACCTTGCGGCGGCGCGGGTCCCCGGGGACGCAATCGCGCCGCGGGGACGAGAGGACGCGTTCTTCTGGAGGCTCCTTCGGAGAACTACCAACTTAACATCCTAATCTGACCCCCCCTCTTCCAGGAGGAGCGTGTCCCTGGGGCGACACCCCTCCGCTTGTAAACAAGGACGAATCTGAAGGCCGCAGGCGACCTGCGACCTCGGGGAGGCGCCACAGATGGAGAGACTCCTCCCGCCCCGACAGGGCTAGTCGGGTTTTAACGTGATTCCAACGTGCCGGAGCCAAAACCCTGTTATCcgcagaaataaaaatgaataaatccgCCGCGCTCGCGGGGGACAAGGACAGAGTCACCTTCGTAGCCACAGCACGTCACCTCACCCTGGACATTAATACGGGGGGTTCGCACAAGTTCACGtgagaaaatataataaaagtttGCGATTagtcattttattcttttaatgagTGTCTATGAGAAGGAGCTGTGGGGGGTGGGGCTGCCCGCTATGGcattaaattcatattgcgatatgaATGGAACCACAGAcggtatatatatattgccatatataatttgatctgtaaatgtaaactggttTCCGTAGGAGAGGCTCTGCAGCCGGAAGCTGTTTAATATcaactttttacacgttttgaATATTTATTGTGCAAATCTGTGCAAATATGGAGAAATAAGGTGGGTGgcggcctagtgtgtaacacactctcctgtgaaccagaagacccaggttcaaatcctactttctaccatcgtgtccctgagcaagacacttaaccctaatccaggggggggactgttcctgtaactactgactgtaagtcgctctggataagggcgtctggtaaatgccgtaaatgtaaatgtaaacctctCAGCAAAGTTAGGGATTTTCTCTatctcattaaacaaaaatgtccACTTTCGCGACGGCAGGTACGTCCGTGAACTTGCACGCGCGCCGTTTCGGTTCTTTCTACTGCTGCAGCCGATAAATCGCGGAAACACCAACGGTCAAAGTAACAGTCCCGGACCCAACCCTGAACTGACCCTGTTATCTACGGCTCTCACAAGTGAACGCGCCACGTGTGCCCCGAGGCGCCATATTAACGTACGTTAAATCACTCCCCGTCATTCCATTTCCTGGgcggtggtagcctagtgggtaacacactcgcctaccatccagaagacccgggttcgaaccccacttactaccatcgtgtccctgagcaaaacacttaaccctgagtgtctccagggggggactgtccctgtaactactgactgtaagtcactctggataaggctgtctgggAAATAACGTAAATGTACCGTCAACGCCATATTAAAAAATGTGGACATTTGTAGGTAACGCAGAGGTCTAGTCGGCTTCGAATAGCTCATTCACCGAGATCCTGTTGATggaaaaaacaccacacacacacacacacacacacacacacacacaccacggagGTTCCCTCACGTGACCCCACACGCCAGAGTCGGAAGAGAAAACTCGGCCTTTCGACGGGAACCAAGGTTTGGTTCCAGAAACAGGGTCCTGGGGCGCAGGAGAGAGAGTCAAACCCCAACTTCCTACATTCTGACGAATAGAACGTAACcaggatttgtttttttatctcctCCTATTTACCCcccaagccccgcccctcccacCTGGGGACGCCGGCGCCTTAAAACGTCAATTTCCCGTCTGATTCGTGCCGCAATCGGTGACACAGACGTTAAATAAAAGCCACAGCCAATAATCTCCGTCCCCCCAGAGTTCCCGCGATAGGGCGACTTCACAGCGACGGATGCAAATgcggagagaaagagagtgtgtgtgtgtgtgtgtgtgtgtgtgtggaaatgaaAGATACATTTTTCACGGTTCATTTCCACGAGTTTGCACGGCCCACAAACGGCACGTctgcgcgggggggggggggggtggggggggggggtttgtgcaaaaaaaaaaaaaaaaaaagaagagaggaagTTATTACCACCGAACCTCGCTTTACATGTTGGTTATCTCTCGCTGATAGGCAGCCCTCCGCCGCGGCAATAAATTCCGCCCGCGTCCACAATCTGAGTAAAACCAGCGTAGAGGAAAATTGAAgtcggattaaaaaaaaaaaaaaaaaaaaactgaatagataaataaataaaaaaaataaataagcgccgtctttaaaaaaaaaaaaaaagaaaaaaaaaaaactgaatagataaaaaaaaaaaaaaaaggcgtcttttaaaaataaaaaaaataaaaaacatttaaggtTTTTTTCCATTAACCGACGCCCGGCAGCCCTCGCCGGCTGGCCGCGACGCGTCGCCCTCCTTTTGGCCACGCCCGCCGCGCCGGTTATTAGCCTATCGGGTGGGATCGCGCCCGGCGCGAGATAAAAAGCGCGTATATCGATAATTACTTTCTCAGATAAAAAGAATACAAATTGCCcggttgccccccccccccccccccccatcatccATCACCATAAACCCCCCCCTGCCTCCGTCGCTCCCGTCTTCTGTACTTAATTTGGCGCAGCGCGTGCCACGCCGGGGGTTATTATTCGGGGCCGCGCTTCCGGGCCGCCGGGAGAATCCTATTAACCCCGGTTTTCGTCGGGCCTAATAACGTGCCGCGGTGCTAAGCATGCTGGGATGGACTCGGCGGAGCCATAGACTCGGTTCAGCTCTGAAGacggttcacacacacacacccacacacctgaGGCCAAGACGTCTGGCCTTGTTCATGGTTCTCTGGCCCCCAAAAGGTTGGAGAACGGAGAACCTCGGGGTCCCCGCCGCTGCAACGAGCGCCGGGAGAACTTCTGGTCTACAACGACTTATTACAACGACCGACTTAATGTCCTAAAGAGCCAAGTTTTATCGTTTGGTAAAACGTGTGAAGCAGTGAAGATTCGGTAAGAATCGCCGGCCCCGCCCCTAGTCCGAGGGCCAAGGGGGGCCCGGTCGtgtcacatttacggcattggAGGACGGGCTGGAACCCGCGGCACTCACCGCAGGTAGTCCCGCCGGCACAGGATGAGGTTGGCCTTGGTGTAGAGGGTGGAGCCCACCTCGCCCAGCCGGCAGTCGCAGCAGGCGCACTTCAGGCAGTCCTCGTGCCAGTACTTGTCCAGGGCCTTCAGCAGGTAGCGGTCCTTTATCTTCCGGCTGCAGCCGGCACAGCCCTTTGGCTTGGTGTCCGGCTGGACGGAGAGCATTTGTATACCTGCGGGGGACAGAGCAGAGCGCGCGGTGAGGATCCCCCCTCGGACGGGCCCCCCGCTCCCGGGGCGGCGGCCATTGTGCGGACCCGACGCCGGCCGTGAAAGGGTTTTGTTAGGCAACAAGGGGAACAATGGCGGCTCATGCAGCAGGCGGTAATTAGTATTCTACCCCCGTACAAAACCCGAGGGAACCCCCCCCGCCCGGCCACGCTTTTGTCCTCGCAGAAAGTTCCCGGCGCTGGGGGTCTTCACAACTTCTCTTGAACGCACCACGCGACGCGCCTGGAAACAGGAACGCCGGACGCGACCTCACGTGACCCCGACAATTTGGCCGTCAGACGTCAGACGAGCTTCTTCTccacctccctccatccctccatacTTCTCCaccatccatccctccatccttctccacctccctcCGTTCCTTCTTCACCTCCCTTCGTCCCTCCATACCTCCAtccttctccacctccctccatccctccatacTTCTCCaccatccatccctccatccttctccacctccctcCGTTCCTTCTTCACCTCCCTTCGTCCCTCCATACCTCTATCCTTCTTCACTtccctccatccttctcctccctcctccacctcaccTCTCATCAGGTTAAttactgttgccatggcagcggACAGGCCAATGACAtgcgcattcacacacacacacacacacacacacacacacacacacacacacacacacacacacacccacacttacacgcatacacacacacacacacacacacacacacgtaaggGAGAAAGCAGGAGATTTCCAGCAGAATTCCGGCGGCCAGCGAGCGCTCCGAGCGCCGCGGAGCCGGAACCGCGTACCGGCACGGCGAGGGGAGGCAGCGGCGTGTTGCTCCAGTGGAGCTCATCAGGCTCTACTTACAGATGTTCTCTGACGGAGGCGCGTAGCCGCGTCGCGTCGCCGCTTCACCCCCCGGAACCGCGCCACCTCCCCCTCCCCGTCACCACCCCCCGGGACCGGAAcccccgcgccgcgccgcgcttaCCGAAACTTTTCTCCCGTTTCTGCATTTGTTGGTccaggagcggcggcggcggctggagGACGACGtggaagatgatgatgaggaggaggaggaggaggaggaagatgaggaggaggagcggggaTCCGgcgcgcgcgcccgcccgcccgctcgCGCGCTTTTGTTAAAAGTAACAATCCGGCGCGCGACCCGCAGGACGCGGCGACCAACCAGCGCGAGGCGCGTAAATTAATAATCACGACGACGCGCGACGAACCACCGACGCGACACGAGTGTCGCGCTGTCGAGCGGCGGGCGACAAAAGGCAGACGCGCCGCAGAACCCCCACACCAGCCCttatataccccccccccctaatCCCATAATCCCCCGCCGCGCCGCCTGCGCCGCCTGCGCACACCACAGCCCCGGTCCCGGGACCAAACTTCCGGCCCGGACCGAGCCACAGGTGTCCCGGACCCACCTGGAGCGGAACCGGGCCGCTCCGCGTCCATCGCGCCGATCCTCAGGTGGACGCGCGTCTCTCCGCGCGAACTTCGGGCGTCCGCTCCGCGTTAAACGTGGCGTAAAGTCATAAAGGCTGAATTACTCCGCGACGCGCCAGCGACGCCACGCGTGGTCGGGACTCGGAGGGGACAAACAAACAAGCGAACGAATAAATAAATCCACGAGCCCTCCGTCCCcgatttggactttttttttcttttcgccGCTCCTCCATCCCCGCTTCTGCGCCTGcgcgtccaaaaaaaaaaaaaaaaaaaaaaaagggaagggaaggatggatggatgggcgGATGGAAGAAGATGTGAAAATGTGCCCGAGTTACTGTACCGAGGTGGAGCTGCCGCAGTTTTCACCCTCCGTGGTCCTCCTCCGCGCAGCgtctctcctgctctcctctCTGGCGGGGACGCATGCAGCCCTGCGCTATTTAAGCCcctgcagcagcatcagcatcatcagcatcagcagcagcagcagcagcagcagcagcaggtccctGGTTAGAGCCGGCGCTCCGGCTCCTGACAGCACCGCGAGGGGAGGCAGCGGCGTGTTGCTCTAATGGAGCTCATTAAGCTCTACTTACAGATGTTCTCTTAACATAATTGATCTGCAGCGGGTTGAGAGGACGGCAACCTATTCCCCAGCCCCCAATTATGGCCCCGGTAATTAGATCCCCAACCTCCAGTCCTCCACACTCGCCCTTCTAACATTCCGAAATATCAAAGTATCTCTTTCTCTCAAagccgccgccccccccccctccctccacctAACCTCCGCCCACCCCCCCTCCCGGAGACGCCGCTCCTCTGACAGTATTGACAGTCAGATCTGCTAACCTTTGTAGTGCAGCCAGACTCAGCAGTGCCCTCACTCCGACTGACAGAGCTCAgtccttccctccctccatccctccatccatcccctCCGACGGCCTGGGAAAGGAGGGCCGGCCGCGGCAATGTCtgttctggggggggggggggggtccggtTACGCGGCGTCTAGCAGGTCTCAGGGCCCGGTATTAACACAACAGacagactttttactttacttttacagcgtttaccagacgcccttatccagagcggcttacaaccagtagttacagggacggtccccccctggagacactcagggttaagtgtcctgctcagggacacgatggtagaaagttgggtttgaacccgggtcttctggttcgtaggcgagtgtgttacccgctaggctactaccacccacacggTCGTGTGCTTTCTGCTTTCATTCCCTGACTTCTACAATTAAATTTGAGAACTTTGACCGACAAATTCATATTTACCaaaccaggggcagtggtgtcctaacggttaaggaagcggccccgtaatcaggcgaccaaattcatatttatttatttattaattcatatttaccaaaccaggggcagtggtgtcctaacggttaaggaagcggccccggttcgaatcccgatccgccaaggtgccactgagcaaagcaccgtccccacagcctgctgctcactcagggtgatggttaaatgcagaggacaaatttcacgtgtgctgtgctgctgtgtatcacatgtgacaatcacttcactttatcacaggTGTGGGGGCCACGTGTTGGACCGGCCTGTCCGTCGGACCACGTGTCACACACCCCTGGGGACGGAGGGACGCATGTGGCCGCGCTAACGACCACAGAGGCCCTCTTAAAGGCGCTCCGTCCAGGCGACCCCCCCCAGCGAGGTCAAGGGCCGCGCGGCTCTAACGACGTCCTCCCTCCGCCCCGGCGTCTCCGTCTCTGCCCCGCGGGGCGATTTTAGCGCTTGGCAGAGGGATGAGTGTCTGGGACGAGTGTCGTCGCTCCACCAAGAGCAGGTCGTCTGATCCAATTCAACAATTACCGGGTCGAAGTTGTTTcggttttaaaaatgttaatgtgccACCAAGTGCTGCGACGAGCCTCTGACTGCAAAAATGCAGCCGAAACAAACGTCCCATTCACCGAACTTCCGCGGCTGGCGCTTCGCGTCAGAAGGCATCTGGGCCAAATTCCAGAGACGTTCTCGGCACGCACACCTCAGAGTGTCTACGGTATAAATCATTTCCTTTgctgctgaaaaaaatgaaaattttagGATCCATCGACCCGAATCAGGCCCTACAAACAAACCGGGCTTTTCTCCCCCGATGGACTgtcataaaaaaagaggaaatagtAACGTGGTGTTAGTAGCCTGGAGGGAGGTGAAGAACCCCACTTGGggttccctgagcaagacacttaaccctgagtgtctccagggggggactgtccctgtaactactgattgtaagtcgctctggataagggcgtctgataaatgctgtaaatgtaaaaaaaaaaaaaaatatatatatatatatatatgaatgataatgtgaagtgattgtcattgtgatgcacagcacacggtgcacacagtgaaatttgtcctctgtatttaaccgtcacccttggtgagcagtgggcggccatgacaggcgcccggggagcagtgtgtggagacggcgctttgcccagtggcaccttggcggatcgagattcgaaccggcaaccttctgattacggggccgcttccttaaccgctaggccaccgctgccccatgtTGCCCCATGAATGCTTCGCTGGCCCATCATCGGATCTTCTTCCTCCGCTCGGTGGCCAacgacacaacacacacaaccgaAGCGTTCGTTCCAAAGCGCTGGGCGAACGTTTGAATAACATTCCTCCGGGCCTTCAACGATAACCTTGAGCGACGCAATACTCGCAGCGGCTACATAATATCCATCGATTCCGCCCGCCGCCTGCTCGAGTGCCGCGGCAGAAATGACCCGCGTGTCGGGACTCAAGGCGTCTCAAACAGCGCCGCCGCGATCAATCAGCCTTAATCCAAAACCAATTTGCTCCGGCCGAAGAGGAAAATATCTTTTAATCTCCCCCGGACGATCCCTGACGGCCGCGCCCAGTAAAATGGCGCCGCTCGGTACGGCGGCCCGAACCGAAGGCCCGGCGACGATGTGTTCGGGCGGACTGGCgcttgaagggggggggggctcaaaAACCCTCGATATGAAAAAGAGATCCCTTAAAaactcgccccccccccccccccttccaccgAGCCATCTGCTCGGCACAAAGGGCCTTTTGTGCGAGAGCCGCGCGTCCGCGGCGGGGCCCGCGATATCGCCGCGGATCAGACGCTCTCGTGCCGCGCAGCCTTACAGTCGATTATCCGGCGTCGCGAGGAGGCGCGTGCCGGGCCCGGCATTCCCTCCGACCGCTCCCGTTTCGCTCGGAGCGGCTTGACAGACGATCAATGAAGCTGCAGACCAGAAACGGGGGGGTTCTGGTGATAATCCACATCGGACGCGGGCCGGGCGGCGTTTCGTGGCgaaaacaaggaaataaaaaaaacacttttttggTTCTAAACTCCGGCCGTTTGGAATTAGCAGCGATGGTCATTTCATTTTGAGGCCAAACCTTCACAATTGGCTTTGAACTCGTTTCCTCCGGATACCCTACAAACACTGGGGAAACTGGGGTCTGAagtgacaccacttgcaggctcactctacccaggaagggggtccctctctgtatcagaagtgaagtgatcgtcacttgtgatacacagcagcacagcacacggtgcacacagtgaaatttgtgctctgtatttaacccatcatccctcagtggcacctccgtggcaccttggcggatcgggattcgaaccggcaaccttcggattacggaaccgctaggccacttgAACTTTTCTTACCGACGTTCCACTTCCGAAACCTGTATGTCTTACCTGACCACCGGCACCCAACGAATCGGCCCATCGGTACGATGTGCATCACACCTGCATGACCTGCTGTTACGGGAACTGGTCCTTCCTTACTGTAAATACTGCGCCGTGCCGTATTTATATGGTCCGTATGCTGGACTCAGCAGGCATGTTGTGCTCATGGTCCTGTTTGGAACATTTCCCACGACGCCGACCGCGATGGCGTCCTACCGCTCCCCTCCAACGCCATCATTCCGGGGTCGGCACTGTTCACGTCACTCAAATTGATTCATGCGCCCCACAATGGCCCCATTACTGCCTGGTACGGGACAATCGCCCCAGAACGTGTTAAAGGACAGGCCTCATCGGAGAGGAGGGGAAAATAGATTCTTAAGTCATGGCACTGGACCGCTCACCGGTTTAACGGCTGCACAGCGCATCGGTACAATGGACATATTCAACATACGGGATCTCTGGGTGGCATCCAGGCAACGATCGACCTCCCGGGAACAACGTCCCATCATGCAGAGAAGGCCGGCGCGGTGAACGACAGCTAATTAAGATGGCTAATCGGCGCATTTCACCCAGGCCTGAGCAACCGTCACTCTCGTCCTGATGCCGTCATTCAGCGGTGACGAGCCGGATGGGTCGGCGTCGTGGTTACGAAGGATGAAGATGGGGAGTACGCGGCACCCTAAAGTGCTAATGACGGAACGTCCCTGGCTTCTTCAGGGCCTCGTCCGACAGCAACAAAAGTTTTTTCAAGAGCTTGTCAAAGATCCCGCTTACCACCTCCAACCCCTGGAAACGTTCCGGCATAAACCAGGAAGTGGTTTTTGGATGAAAAAATAACGCTAGGGAATCTGTAACATGTAACGTGAGTTTACACTGCTGCTGTACGTTTGTGAATTGAAAACTCTACTCGTGCTTCGCTACGTGCTACGACTTTTGAACTTTTTAAACCGTTTACATGCAACATTTTTGCCAGACAGACGCCACCAGACCGTGACTGCGTTGCGCCATTCAGACGCAGCAACTCTAATCACTCTAATGATGCTGTTTCGCCAATCGGatgtagccatgcagtcacatgaccacacaaaccccacacatGGCGGTACAAACTTTTCACACAGCTCAGACacggaatgaaaaatgaaagctgTGGCTAAAAGCTGCGGCTTTGTTAAAACCAAAGCTTACAGAAAGAATAAAGAGTCCATCTTTCATATTGACCATTTTAGCGTCTATAATCATTTTACTAAATGGTGCCATATGCCAAGTAGACCACTAAACATTTTCTGTCGAGGAAGGAAGTAGCGTtatctgttttattcattatatCAATGCAAAgacatataattagcatataaaGATAGTTAGTACactcagatttagtccattaattgctaaaaataatattttatccaGTTATTCATATAATTAATAGGAAATACCAGAATGAGCCTGATTAGGAACGAGCAGTTATGAGAGAGTCTGTATTTTAAAGCACCCTCCTGCCTCAGATCTCTCAGGCCACTCCTGGATCTCTCTCAAGATGCTAGGAAAGCCTTCATCTAGACTCTCCTTTCTCTTGGAATGTGGAATGAACTCCACTAGATGTTTGACCAGCTGAGCCATAAAGATCTTCAAATACAAGATAAAAACCATCCTTTTTACAAAAGGGcctcttatttaaaaaaaaaaattggattctgagttattaa
The Denticeps clupeoides chromosome 15, fDenClu1.1, whole genome shotgun sequence DNA segment above includes these coding regions:
- the lmo3 gene encoding LIM domain only protein 3 isoform X1, which translates into the protein MDAERPGSAPGIQMLSVQPDTKPKGCAGCSRKIKDRYLLKALDKYWHEDCLKCACCDCRLGEVGSTLYTKANLILCRRDYLRLFGVTGNCAACSKLIPAFEMVMRAKENVYHLDCFACQLCNQRFCVGDKFFLKNNMILCQTDYEEGLMKEGYAPQVR
- the lmo3 gene encoding LIM domain only protein 3 isoform X2 gives rise to the protein MQKREKSFGIQMLSVQPDTKPKGCAGCSRKIKDRYLLKALDKYWHEDCLKCACCDCRLGEVGSTLYTKANLILCRRDYLRLFGVTGNCAACSKLIPAFEMVMRAKENVYHLDCFACQLCNQRFCVGDKFFLKNNMILCQTDYEEGLMKEGYAPQVR